In Bernardetia litoralis DSM 6794, the genomic window ACGAAATAAAACCTTTTCTGTTAGATGTAAGGAATAGTTTTTAAGAATTTCTATTCAAATAATAAATCTTTACAAGCAATTATTTATCGAAAGCAGAAATCCTTTATCATAATTTTTACGTATTATTTAGAACAAAACACAAGCATTACTACTATTGACCCAAATTTTCTACTTATGAATACAGAAAAATCACAAGAAAAATATAATAAGAACACAAAACCTCCCATTACTTGGGATAAAATAAATAAATTTGATTTTAATCAACCTCTTACAGATTATGGCTTTGTAACCCGTTTGGCTGATGAAAACAAATGGACAAAAAATTTTACTAAAAAGGCTATCTTAGAGTATAAAAAATTTATGTACTTAGCTGCGACAGCTGGTACAATGGTTTCACCTTCTGAAATTGTAGATATTGTTTGGCATCAACATTTGATTTTTACAAAATCTTATAATGAATTTTGCGATTTATTAGGAAAAAAAATTCAGCATATTCCCTCTACACATAATAAAGCAGAATTTGAAACATTTAAAAATGCAAAAGATAATACAACAAAATTCTATGAAAAAGAATTTGGCAAACAACCTAAAGATATTTGGGAATATAATTCTATGTATGCGCCTTTAAATCTAAAAGAATCTACCACTACAATAGAAAAAATCGTTACAATGAGTTCTGTAATTTCATTAATTATACTCATTCCTTTACATTTTTTATTACAACCTTTTTATAGCCATATAAATGGCTCATTTTTTTTTATTTTTTATATTCCTTTGATTTTAGTTGTGGGAAGTATATTAGAAATTTCTAATAATTCCTATTTACAAAGTATGTTTAGAGGCTGGTCAAAAGATTCTTTTATATACGATTTAGATGTTTCAGAGGTTATTTATTTAAAAAAAGGACATAAAAATGATATTATTCATAATACCATCAATAAATTGATACAAAATAAAAGAATAAAAATAAATAGTAAAAATGGAATAGAAATCAGTAAGAAGTTAAGTATTAAATCAGTAGAAGATTTTGTTATTATTGATTCTATCAAAACACTTTCTGCTGCTTCTGATGACGTATTTTATCCAGCACTTTTAAAATCCCTTACTGATAAAGAAATATTCAAAAATACCTATCAAACGATGGACAAATTTACAGATACAATAAAATCTTCAAAACGTTTTGTAAGGCTATTTTTGATAAATTATATAGTTATTTTGTCGGTTATGATTATTGGTTTGATTCGCCTTTTAATGGGAGTATCAAACGATAGACCTTTTTTATTTATAGCTATTTTGTTGTTAGCTCTTGTGATTAGTTGTATTTTATACTTAAAAAGATTACCTAAAATAATAGCGAAAGATATTGTTCCAAATTTCTATAAAAGTATAATTCTTCCTCAAAAGTATGGAACAAAAATCAATAAATCTACTTCTCACGAATGGAGTTATGTTTATGCAGATAGTACTGTTTTTGATGCTTCATTTATTCCTTTGGTAGCTTATGCGAGTAGTAGTTCGTCATCTAGTAATAGTGATGGTGGTTCTTGTGGAAGTAGTTGTGGCTCTTCTGATGGAGGAGGAAGCTCATGTGGAAGTAGTTGTTCTTCTTGTGGTGGAGGCTGTGGAGGTTGTGGTGGATAAAAAATTTTTGTTTTTATTAGAAAGGTTCAACTTTAATTTGAACCTTTTTTGTTTTATAATTTTTATTCAAAACATTTTCATTTTTTTTGCAAGAGAATTGAAACCATGTTTACTTTGTCGTAGCTTATATTAGTTTAAATATTTAGACTAAAAAATCAATAACACACAAAAAAAACAAAATAAATGAAAAACGTAGTAATACTTGGTGCAGGACGCTCGTCCTATGCACTTATCGATTATTTATTAAAACATAGCAAAGAAAATGACTGGCAAATTGAAGTAGGAGATTTGGACATTTCGCTGGCTCAAGAAAAAATTAATAATCACGAAAGAGCAACAGCTTTTCAGTTTGATGTTTCTGATTTAGAAAATTGTAAAACTATTGCAAAACGTGCCGATTTAGTAATTTCACTTTTACCTGCGTTTTTACATGCACCTGTGGCAGAAATTTGTGTTCAAGAATCAACATCTATTTTTACGGCTTCTTATGTTTCTGCTCAAATGCAAAAATTAGATAAAGAAGCAAAACAAAAAGGACTTTTATTATTGAATGAAATCGGTCTTGACCCCGGAATTGATCATCTTTCAGCAATGCAAGTTTTGGATAAAATACGTGAGCATAATAGTTCAGATAATGAAAAAGCAGAAATTACAGCCTTTCGATCTTTTACAGGTGGTCTTTTAGCTCCCGAATCTGATAATAATCCTTGGAATTATAAATTTACTTGGAACCCTAGAAATGTAGTTTTGGCAGGACAAGGAACTGCAAAATTTATTCAAAATCATCAATACAAATATGCACCTTATCATCGTTTGTTTTCCTATTGTGAGCCGATTGAATCAAAAGAATTTACTCAAATAAATGAATCTGATGATAATTATAAATTTGAAGGTTATCCAAATAGAGACTCATTACAGTACCGTTCTGTTTATGGTTTAGACAACATTCCGACGATGTTGAGAGGAACAATTCGCAGAAATGGTTTTTGTGCTTCATGGGATACATTTATACAGTTGGGAATGACTGATGATTCGTACAAAATTGAAAATTCGGATAAACTGACTTACAGACAATTTGCAAATATGTTTTTCAAGTATGACCCTTTTTTATCTTTGGAAAATAAATTGAAAGGAAGATATAATTTTTCTGATTCAGAATTAAAAAAATGGGAGTATTTAGGATTTTTTGAAGATAAAAAAATAGAACTTTCAAATGCTTCTCCTGCTCAAATATTACAACATCTTTTGGAAAAAAAATGGACATTAGACCCAGAAGACAGAGATATGATTTTGATGCAACACAAAATTAAATATACCTATCAAAACAAAGCAAAAGAACTTACTTCTTCACTTGTTGTTTTTGGAGATAATAGTAAACATACAGCAATGGCAAAAACAGTTGGACTTCCCTTAGCAATTGCAGCAAAGTTATTTTTGACAGGAAATTTACATTTAAAAGGTGTTCAGATTCCAATTCATAAAGAAATTTATGAACCTGTTTTGGCAGAACTAGAAAACCACGGAATTATATTTAAAGAAGAAATTACTGAAATTGATAAAAGTGAACTTTATAGTTAGCAGTTATTAGTAAGTAGTAACCAGTTAATTGCAATTACCATTTTATTTTTAGGGATGAGATTTTTTTTATCCCTAAAAATAAATTAAGAAAAATATGAATAACTCAAAAAGCAAAAAAGATAACATTCAACTTTACTCTTATGTTGGCTCTCAAGAAATATTTGACTCTGTCGATATCAACTTTGTTGGTTATAAAATTTCAAAAAGTAAAGACATACTAAATTGGATTGAAAAAACAGCTCAAGAATTGATAAATAATAGTATAATTGCAACATTTATCATCAATGAAAATCATCAGCTTGTGATTAATGATAGACACTCTGAACATGTGCAATGTGCAGGTGGAAAAAATGTTATTTCAGCAGGTGAAATTTCATTTCTAATTGAAAAAAAAGATAAAATTTCAATAAACGAAATAAGTAATCAATCAACAGGTTACTGTCCAAAACCTGAATCTTGGAAATATGTAGAAAAAGTTTTGAGTAAAATAGAAATAGAATATCCAAATTATTTTACGTTAGCTTTTGATTTTAGACTTTGCACAAATTGCCAAACTATCAATTTGATTAAAGAACAAGTTTTTGAATGTCAAATGTGTGAAACTGAATTAGATTTAAAGTGGAATTTTCATTAAAAAATCACAATTTTATTTTTTGCACAAACTCAAATTCATTCTCATTTTTTTCATCTTTCCAAAAACTACCTTTTATAGTTAGACTATCTTTTTCAAAAATGACTTCTTTGATGCAAGAATTTGTTTCGGCAGCCTTACAAAATCCATCAAAAATAATTTCTTGGGTTTTATTTGTGGTTAGATTGACCAAATTACATCTAAATTTTTCTTCAGGATTATTATTTAGAAGATATAAAATTAAGTTTCTTTCAAAATCTTCTCCTACTATATCGCCATAGTTTATTTCTTCCAAGGTAGATTTTTTAAGTACCCATAAACTCTTACCATAATTGAAGTAATATCTAAAATATAGATATTCAGTACTTTCCTCTATAAAAACAGGACAATTTCTTATGTGCTTGTCAAGTAAATCAGA contains:
- a CDS encoding glycine-rich domain-containing protein; translated protein: MNTEKSQEKYNKNTKPPITWDKINKFDFNQPLTDYGFVTRLADENKWTKNFTKKAILEYKKFMYLAATAGTMVSPSEIVDIVWHQHLIFTKSYNEFCDLLGKKIQHIPSTHNKAEFETFKNAKDNTTKFYEKEFGKQPKDIWEYNSMYAPLNLKESTTTIEKIVTMSSVISLIILIPLHFLLQPFYSHINGSFFFIFYIPLILVVGSILEISNNSYLQSMFRGWSKDSFIYDLDVSEVIYLKKGHKNDIIHNTINKLIQNKRIKINSKNGIEISKKLSIKSVEDFVIIDSIKTLSAASDDVFYPALLKSLTDKEIFKNTYQTMDKFTDTIKSSKRFVRLFLINYIVILSVMIIGLIRLLMGVSNDRPFLFIAILLLALVISCILYLKRLPKIIAKDIVPNFYKSIILPQKYGTKINKSTSHEWSYVYADSTVFDASFIPLVAYASSSSSSSNSDGGSCGSSCGSSDGGGSSCGSSCSSCGGGCGGCGG
- a CDS encoding saccharopine dehydrogenase family protein, encoding MKNVVILGAGRSSYALIDYLLKHSKENDWQIEVGDLDISLAQEKINNHERATAFQFDVSDLENCKTIAKRADLVISLLPAFLHAPVAEICVQESTSIFTASYVSAQMQKLDKEAKQKGLLLLNEIGLDPGIDHLSAMQVLDKIREHNSSDNEKAEITAFRSFTGGLLAPESDNNPWNYKFTWNPRNVVLAGQGTAKFIQNHQYKYAPYHRLFSYCEPIESKEFTQINESDDNYKFEGYPNRDSLQYRSVYGLDNIPTMLRGTIRRNGFCASWDTFIQLGMTDDSYKIENSDKLTYRQFANMFFKYDPFLSLENKLKGRYNFSDSELKKWEYLGFFEDKKIELSNASPAQILQHLLEKKWTLDPEDRDMILMQHKIKYTYQNKAKELTSSLVVFGDNSKHTAMAKTVGLPLAIAAKLFLTGNLHLKGVQIPIHKEIYEPVLAELENHGIIFKEEITEIDKSELYS